The Lewinellaceae bacterium genome has a segment encoding these proteins:
- a CDS encoding S9 family peptidase — protein MVLLTAFTFSSCNSEKNAVEPPKVSGINIEGLQAPAAKKVPKEMTIFGNTRIDNYYWLNQREDQEVLDYLNAENDYTAKGLKGTEAFQQELYDEMIARIKQTDMSVPYKYNGYYYITRFEEGNEYPIHSRKKGTLEATEEIMLNVNELAKGYDYYAVAGMEVSPDNKILGYGEDTLSRRKYTLRFKNLETGAMLPDQIPNTTGGLTWANDNKTVFYTQKDDALRAYKIFKHKLGTPTSQDVEVYHEADETFSVFIYKSKSEKYLIMGSYHTLTAEYKILEADNPDGEFRVFEPRDTKNNLEYSIAHFGDKFYIRTNLDAKNFRLMETPEGKTGKENWKEVIPHREDVLLEGMEVFKDHLVLSERVKGIRQLFVKPWKAAGHYIDFPEEAHTAYVSTNPDFDTEILRIEYQSMSTPNSIYDYDMNTRTMKLLKQEEVVGDFDPANYQTERVFAKARDGVEVPISIVYKKGVKKDGSAPLMLYGYGSYGYSMEPGFSSMRLSLLDRGFIYAIAHIRGGQEMGRQWYEDGKKLKKKNTFTDFIDCAEYLIANDYTSKGNVYASGGSAGGLLMGAVVNMRPDLWNGVVAGVPFVDVVTTMLDESIPLTTGEFDEWGNPKEKEYYEYMKSYSPYDNVEAKDYPAMLVTTGLHDSQVQYFEPAKWVAKMREMKTDNNPLFLHCNMEAGHGGASGRFKRYKDRALEYAFILDRAGLNTVEIKD, from the coding sequence ATGGTTTTGCTGACCGCCTTTACTTTTTCTTCCTGTAATTCGGAAAAAAACGCAGTAGAGCCCCCAAAAGTCAGCGGGATCAATATCGAAGGACTCCAGGCACCGGCCGCCAAAAAAGTGCCGAAAGAAATGACCATTTTTGGAAATACCAGAATAGACAACTACTATTGGCTCAACCAGCGGGAAGACCAGGAAGTGCTGGACTACCTGAATGCCGAAAACGATTACACCGCCAAAGGCCTCAAAGGAACCGAAGCGTTCCAGCAGGAATTGTACGACGAAATGATCGCACGGATCAAACAAACGGATATGTCGGTGCCCTACAAATACAACGGCTATTATTACATCACCCGTTTTGAGGAAGGCAACGAATATCCTATTCACAGTCGTAAAAAAGGCACACTGGAGGCCACCGAAGAGATCATGCTCAATGTCAATGAGCTGGCCAAAGGCTATGATTATTATGCAGTGGCCGGAATGGAGGTCAGCCCTGACAATAAAATACTCGGGTATGGCGAAGACACCCTGAGCCGCAGGAAATACACTTTACGGTTTAAAAACCTGGAAACGGGAGCAATGCTGCCCGACCAGATTCCGAATACGACCGGAGGGCTGACGTGGGCTAATGACAATAAAACCGTTTTCTACACACAAAAAGACGACGCGCTTCGTGCCTATAAAATCTTCAAACACAAACTGGGTACACCGACCAGTCAGGATGTTGAAGTTTACCACGAAGCAGATGAAACGTTCAGCGTTTTTATCTATAAATCCAAATCCGAAAAATACCTCATCATGGGGTCATATCATACGTTAACGGCGGAATACAAAATTCTGGAGGCCGATAACCCCGACGGAGAATTTCGGGTTTTTGAACCCAGAGATACCAAAAACAACCTGGAATATTCCATCGCGCATTTTGGCGACAAGTTCTATATCAGAACCAACCTGGATGCCAAAAATTTCCGCCTGATGGAAACTCCGGAGGGCAAAACGGGTAAAGAAAACTGGAAAGAAGTGATCCCCCACCGGGAGGATGTCCTGCTGGAAGGCATGGAAGTATTCAAGGATCACCTGGTTTTGTCAGAAAGGGTAAAGGGAATCAGGCAGCTTTTTGTAAAACCATGGAAAGCGGCCGGACACTATATCGATTTTCCGGAAGAGGCTCATACGGCTTATGTTTCCACTAATCCCGATTTTGATACCGAAATTTTACGCATCGAGTACCAATCCATGTCCACCCCGAACTCCATTTATGATTATGACATGAATACCCGGACAATGAAGCTTCTGAAACAGGAAGAGGTGGTCGGTGACTTCGATCCCGCCAATTACCAGACCGAGCGCGTTTTTGCCAAAGCACGCGATGGTGTGGAAGTACCGATTTCCATCGTTTATAAAAAGGGCGTTAAAAAAGACGGTTCTGCCCCTTTGATGCTCTACGGTTATGGTTCCTACGGGTACAGCATGGAGCCGGGCTTTAGTTCCATGCGATTGAGCCTGCTGGACCGGGGATTCATCTACGCCATTGCCCATATTCGCGGCGGACAGGAAATGGGAAGACAATGGTATGAAGATGGCAAAAAATTGAAAAAGAAAAACACCTTTACCGACTTCATCGACTGCGCTGAATATTTGATTGCCAATGATTACACTTCAAAGGGCAATGTTTATGCCAGTGGCGGCAGTGCCGGAGGCTTACTTATGGGAGCGGTGGTCAATATGCGCCCCGACCTGTGGAACGGCGTTGTGGCGGGAGTCCCTTTTGTGGATGTGGTCACCACCATGCTCGACGAGAGCATTCCTCTGACCACAGGTGAATTCGACGAATGGGGCAATCCCAAGGAAAAAGAATATTACGAATACATGAAATCTTATTCGCCATACGACAATGTGGAGGCCAAGGATTACCCGGCCATGCTCGTCACCACGGGATTGCATGACTCCCAGGTACAGTATTTTGAACCCGCCAAATGGGTAGCCAAAATGCGGGAGATGAAAACCGATAACAACCCATTATTCCTGCATTGTAATATGGAAGCCGGCCACGGCGGCGCCTCCGGACGATTCAAGAGGTATAAGGACAGAGCCCTGGAATATGCGTTTATCCTGGACCGGGCAGGATTGAATACAGTGGAGATTAAGGATTAG
- a CDS encoding glycoside hydrolase family 5 protein has product MTKNQPKQIIMKILLLFIFSLTTVSCNQQMAPPASKKFEVHKGTNIAHWLSQSQRRGVEREQFFTQKDVEAIAKMGVDHIRLPIDEEQMWDDHGNRHDDAFRLMENCINWCAEYDLRVIVDLHILRSHYFNAEEKPLWTDPVEQEKFIGLWRDLSKTLKKFPNHQVAYELMNEAVADDHESWNSLLARAFAAIRQHEPARTIVIGSNRWQSADTFDALKVPENDPNILLSFHFYEPFLLTHYQASWTDLKDYKGPVHYPGIILTEAEFEQQPEAIKPAIKRFAGAEFNKDIMLSMWQKPIQKAKILGLPLYCGEFGTINWAPEEESLNWHRDLIALFEENGIAYANWNYNSSSFGLVDQEKRNEALIRIVSGVK; this is encoded by the coding sequence ATGACTAAAAATCAACCAAAACAAATAATCATGAAAATACTACTCCTATTCATCTTCTCCCTAACGACGGTATCCTGTAACCAACAAATGGCCCCGCCGGCTTCAAAAAAATTTGAAGTCCACAAAGGGACCAATATCGCCCATTGGTTGTCTCAAAGCCAGCGCAGGGGCGTGGAGCGTGAGCAATTTTTTACCCAAAAAGATGTCGAAGCCATTGCCAAAATGGGGGTTGATCACATCCGTCTGCCTATTGATGAAGAACAGATGTGGGACGATCATGGAAACCGGCATGACGATGCCTTCCGGCTCATGGAAAACTGCATTAACTGGTGTGCCGAATATGATTTGAGGGTCATTGTCGATTTGCATATTTTACGCTCACATTATTTTAATGCGGAAGAAAAACCGTTGTGGACGGACCCGGTCGAACAGGAGAAATTCATTGGTTTATGGCGGGATCTTTCCAAAACCCTGAAAAAATTCCCCAATCACCAGGTGGCTTACGAACTGATGAATGAAGCGGTAGCCGATGACCATGAATCGTGGAATTCATTGCTGGCCAGGGCTTTTGCGGCCATTCGCCAACACGAACCGGCGCGCACCATCGTTATTGGTTCCAACCGGTGGCAATCAGCAGATACTTTTGATGCGTTAAAAGTGCCTGAAAATGATCCGAATATTCTGTTGAGTTTTCATTTTTATGAACCTTTTTTACTGACCCATTACCAGGCGAGCTGGACGGATTTGAAAGATTACAAAGGGCCCGTACATTACCCGGGAATCATTCTTACGGAAGCAGAATTTGAACAACAGCCGGAAGCCATAAAACCTGCCATAAAAAGATTCGCAGGGGCTGAATTCAATAAAGATATTATGCTCTCCATGTGGCAAAAGCCCATTCAAAAAGCAAAAATTTTGGGTTTGCCGCTCTACTGCGGGGAATTCGGCACCATCAACTGGGCTCCGGAAGAGGAGTCATTGAACTGGCACAGGGACCTGATCGCCCTTTTTGAAGAAAATGGTATCGCTTATGCCAATTGGAACTATAATAGTAGCAGTTTTGGGTTGGTGGATCAGGAAAAACGAAATGAGGCATTGATACGGATCGTTTCGGGAGTGAAGTGA
- a CDS encoding serine hydrolase, whose amino-acid sequence MKKHFTLFFACLILGSSTFAQQQETYDYARPSREMVQNGVQAILMCNGLFTSNRSMDLVFEQELAYIKQPIGTAKGGDYRVDWDRKTVAIGVPGGTPVMRAVFREGLGCIILAPDQTFEDINDLPQLKTPPLKGDPAHIAWPNGDLIDKKPLPAEVDALALQAASDWSFDRESPEQVTLSLLIVYKGQIIHERYAPGVDFTTKTRTWSTAKSIAVTLIGMLADEGRMSLDQPLGLEWLPKERSPETDPRSEITLRHVLNMSSGLYTVDNRGMEYATGSGLAYWAGASSVNGALNRGLIRKPGTLWDYENYETLLAVLAMKKALGDEKTYLEFPRKALLDRIGMRNTMLSTDRFGDFILSSQVYTNARDLARFGLLYLQNGKWDGEQLLSEEWIKFVRTPAPSTADIGHFYGGQWWLVPDNRTDVPKDAYSTAGNRGQYVIVVPSHDLVIVRRGLDYGRQGFDRWDLTREVLKALE is encoded by the coding sequence ATGAAAAAACATTTTACCCTTTTCTTTGCATGCCTGATTTTAGGCTCCAGCACCTTTGCCCAGCAGCAGGAAACCTATGATTATGCCCGACCTTCCCGCGAAATGGTCCAAAACGGCGTCCAGGCGATTTTGATGTGCAATGGGCTGTTTACCTCCAATCGCAGCATGGACCTGGTTTTTGAACAGGAACTGGCCTATATCAAACAGCCGATAGGAACCGCCAAAGGAGGTGACTACCGGGTTGACTGGGATCGAAAAACGGTAGCCATTGGTGTACCCGGCGGTACGCCCGTCATGCGGGCGGTATTCCGGGAAGGACTGGGGTGCATCATCCTCGCCCCGGACCAGACTTTTGAAGACATCAACGATTTGCCGCAGCTCAAGACTCCTCCGCTGAAAGGAGATCCAGCCCACATTGCCTGGCCCAACGGAGACCTGATCGACAAAAAACCCTTGCCGGCTGAGGTAGATGCATTGGCCCTTCAGGCAGCGTCAGACTGGTCATTCGACCGGGAATCGCCGGAGCAGGTGACGCTGAGCCTGCTCATTGTTTACAAAGGACAAATCATTCATGAACGATATGCCCCTGGAGTAGATTTTACCACCAAAACACGCACCTGGTCCACCGCGAAAAGCATCGCCGTTACCCTGATCGGTATGTTGGCTGATGAGGGCAGGATGTCTTTGGATCAACCCCTTGGATTGGAATGGTTGCCCAAAGAGCGTTCCCCGGAAACAGATCCACGCTCCGAAATAACGTTGCGCCATGTCCTGAACATGTCCAGCGGTTTATACACCGTTGATAACCGCGGGATGGAATATGCCACCGGCTCGGGATTAGCCTATTGGGCAGGCGCCAGCTCCGTGAACGGCGCCCTGAACAGGGGACTGATCAGGAAACCGGGCACGCTTTGGGATTATGAAAATTACGAAACCCTTTTAGCTGTGTTGGCGATGAAAAAGGCTTTGGGAGATGAAAAGACTTACCTGGAATTTCCGCGCAAAGCTTTATTGGATCGCATTGGCATGCGGAATACGATGTTGAGCACCGACCGTTTCGGGGATTTCATTTTGAGCAGCCAGGTGTATACCAACGCCCGCGACCTGGCTCGTTTTGGCCTCTTGTATCTGCAAAACGGAAAATGGGATGGCGAGCAGCTTTTATCGGAAGAATGGATCAAATTCGTCCGGACACCGGCCCCTTCCACCGCCGATATCGGCCATTTTTACGGCGGTCAGTGGTGGCTGGTGCCCGACAATCGAACGGATGTTCCCAAGGACGCCTACTCTACGGCCGGCAACCGCGGGCAATACGTCATCGTGGTCCCGTCTCACGATCTGGTCATCGTGCGCAGGGGGCTGGACTACGGCAGACAAGGCTTTGACCGGTGGGATCTGACGAGAGAGGTGTTGAAGGCTTTGGAGTAA
- a CDS encoding VIT family protein, translating to MIEQPQDSDNYLDNHFIHRSNWLRAAVLGANDGILSTASLAIGVAAASDLRDPIILATLAGLVAGALSMAAGEYVSVSSQTDIEKADIERERQELLEMPEIELQRLAEIYEKRGLKKETALTVAKELTEKDALGAHIRDELGLNEISQAKPIQAAFASGSAFTVGGILPLLVTLFLPLKDMEYYLYGFAIFFLIILGSLAAKTGGSSIGKAVIRITFWGTIAMGLTALVGYLFGVSV from the coding sequence ATGATAGAGCAACCGCAGGATTCAGATAATTATTTAGACAATCATTTTATCCACAGAAGCAATTGGTTGAGGGCAGCAGTGCTGGGGGCCAATGACGGAATTCTTTCTACGGCAAGTCTCGCCATAGGGGTTGCTGCGGCGAGTGATTTAAGAGATCCTATTATTTTGGCAACATTGGCCGGATTGGTTGCCGGGGCTTTATCCATGGCAGCTGGAGAATACGTTTCTGTCAGTTCACAAACAGATATAGAAAAAGCAGATATTGAACGGGAAAGACAGGAGTTATTAGAAATGCCTGAAATCGAATTACAGCGGTTGGCCGAAATTTATGAGAAAAGAGGATTAAAAAAGGAAACCGCATTGACTGTTGCTAAAGAACTAACGGAGAAAGATGCATTAGGGGCACATATCAGAGATGAGCTGGGGCTGAATGAAATAAGTCAGGCTAAACCCATACAAGCTGCTTTTGCGTCAGGGTCCGCCTTTACTGTTGGCGGGATACTTCCCCTTTTGGTAACGCTGTTTTTGCCATTAAAAGATATGGAATACTATTTGTACGGCTTTGCTATTTTTTTTCTCATAATATTAGGGTCATTGGCGGCTAAAACGGGCGGTTCAAGTATCGGCAAAGCCGTTATAAGAATTACCTTTTGGGGAACCATTGCGATGGGACTGACGGCTTTAGTGGGCTATTTATTTGGCGTAAGTGTATAA
- a CDS encoding SDR family NAD(P)-dependent oxidoreductase yields the protein MIETKYYHNLVKTFPSLKGKNIVITGCTSGTGLVLARTCAQLGAKVYMINRQSERATNALNILLNEDKSDARLIECDLQNFESVKKAGEELNVMLQNEGCDVLVNNAGVMGLPDQATIDKYDIQIQTNHLSHFLLTGILWPSLKKATQLRGESRVINHSSGARKMGNKPILPRYFEANGGHLGGDRFPGLQKWVRYQQSKLANLLFTYALQDRVPDEFREGVKFLTAHPGPTDSGLQAKTAKAGGTGLLDRYIIRRTMKQAHSVEDGTCGLAICACSPNVKSGEFYGPEGSGKSGPAVLLEPERDKESEKLLWDLSLKATGINDFFHENIL from the coding sequence ATGATTGAAACAAAATATTACCACAATCTTGTTAAAACTTTCCCGAGTTTAAAAGGCAAAAACATAGTCATTACCGGATGTACATCAGGAACAGGTTTGGTTTTAGCAAGAACATGTGCACAACTTGGCGCAAAAGTATATATGATCAATCGACAATCAGAAAGAGCTACCAACGCCCTAAACATCCTCCTAAATGAGGATAAATCTGATGCTAGGTTAATTGAATGTGACTTACAAAATTTTGAAAGTGTCAAAAAAGCAGGGGAAGAGCTAAATGTTATGCTTCAAAATGAAGGATGTGATGTACTGGTCAATAATGCAGGAGTTATGGGGCTGCCAGATCAGGCAACCATTGATAAGTATGATATACAAATTCAAACCAATCATTTATCACACTTTCTTTTAACAGGTATACTTTGGCCTTCATTAAAAAAAGCAACTCAATTAAGAGGAGAATCCAGAGTGATTAATCATAGTTCCGGAGCCAGGAAAATGGGGAATAAACCAATACTTCCCAGGTATTTTGAAGCCAATGGAGGTCACCTGGGAGGAGATCGTTTCCCGGGACTTCAAAAATGGGTTAGATACCAACAGTCTAAATTGGCTAATCTGCTTTTTACCTACGCGCTACAGGATAGAGTGCCGGATGAATTTCGCGAAGGAGTTAAATTCTTAACAGCTCACCCAGGCCCGACCGACAGTGGCCTTCAGGCTAAAACAGCTAAGGCTGGCGGTACTGGATTATTGGATCGGTATATTATCCGTAGAACGATGAAGCAAGCGCATTCGGTTGAAGATGGTACTTGTGGTCTTGCTATTTGTGCTTGTAGTCCAAATGTAAAAAGTGGGGAATTCTATGGCCCGGAAGGTAGTGGCAAATCAGGTCCGGCAGTATTATTAGAACCAGAAAGAGACAAAGAAAGCGAAAAGTTATTATGGGATTTAAGTTTAAAAGCCACCGGAATAAATGACTTTTTTCATGAAAACATCCTTTGA
- a CDS encoding phage tail protein, producing MSEMYPPVSFYFALSLLEGMGGQAVFFKEVSGITMNMETEEISEGGNNPFIHRVPASSKYSNLVLKRGIIPKDSAIAKWCFDTLDEMSAAIKTHSIVVSLLDKKGNSLKSWNFVNAFPVKWTTSGFDAGKNEILVETLELEFAYFSVLK from the coding sequence ATGAGTGAAATGTATCCACCGGTTAGTTTTTATTTTGCATTGTCCCTGCTTGAAGGCATGGGCGGACAGGCAGTTTTTTTTAAAGAAGTTTCCGGAATAACCATGAATATGGAGACGGAAGAAATTTCAGAAGGGGGGAACAACCCCTTTATTCACAGGGTGCCCGCCTCATCAAAATATTCGAATTTGGTGTTGAAAAGAGGTATCATTCCAAAAGATTCAGCCATTGCGAAATGGTGTTTTGATACCCTGGATGAAATGAGTGCCGCCATAAAGACCCATTCCATTGTGGTAAGTTTATTAGATAAAAAAGGGAATTCATTAAAGTCATGGAATTTTGTAAATGCCTTTCCGGTAAAATGGACCACATCAGGTTTTGACGCAGGGAAAAACGAAATTTTAGTTGAAACATTAGAGTTAGAGTTTGCCTATTTTTCTGTTTTAAAGTAA
- a CDS encoding M3 family metallopeptidase, with product MFFIFGVVFLLGCNTENTNMEETQPDNPLLAEWDTPYGTPPFDKIKQEHYQPAFEAAIKMHNDEIVAIANNTESPTFANTIEALDYSGATLSKVENVFNGMNSAMTNDEMQAIAKKVGPLLTKHSDETTLNVALFERIKAVYQQKDGLGLNKEQGQLLDKYYKEFIRGGANLDATQKEKFKKINEELSVLSVQFGENVLNETNKFEMVLSEEDELAGLPESVREMGAAEAKAKGYAGKYVFTIQRPSMYPFLTYSTRRDLREKIYMAYTHRGDNNDELDNKKILSKMAALRVERANLLGYPTHAHYVLEEQMAKNPDNVFNLLDKLWQPALEVAKKERADMQAMIDAEGGNFQLASWDWWYYAEKVKKQKFDLDEEELRPYFEVTNVINGVFGLATKLWGVTFEEIHDVPKYHEDVKTFKVLDKDGNHMAILYTDYFPRDSKQGGAWMDVFTKQHKKDGKFIHPVVYNVGNFAKPTGDKPALLSVDDVNTLFHEFGHALHGMLSDCTYLSTSGTSTPRDFVEFPSQVMENWCMHPDVLKEYAFHYETKEPIPNELIQKISNASKFNQGFATVEYLAASYLDMYWHTLTEPVEKDATKFEKEVLDKLGLIPEIVPRYRSTYFSHIFSGDYSAGYYSYVWSEVLDADAFQAFVETGDVYNQEVAEKYRKYILSSGGTDDAMNLYRQFRGKDPDFKFLLAKRGLDN from the coding sequence ATGTTTTTCATTTTTGGTGTGGTATTTTTACTGGGTTGCAACACTGAAAATACAAATATGGAGGAAACTCAACCTGATAATCCCCTGCTTGCGGAATGGGATACGCCTTATGGCACCCCGCCGTTTGACAAGATCAAACAAGAACATTACCAGCCTGCTTTTGAAGCGGCCATAAAAATGCACAATGATGAGATTGTAGCTATTGCCAACAATACTGAGTCCCCTACTTTTGCCAACACCATTGAAGCCCTTGATTACAGCGGAGCTACTTTAAGCAAAGTAGAAAATGTATTCAATGGCATGAACAGCGCCATGACCAACGATGAAATGCAGGCGATTGCGAAAAAAGTAGGCCCCTTATTAACGAAACACAGTGATGAGACGACGTTGAATGTTGCCCTTTTTGAGCGCATAAAGGCCGTTTATCAACAAAAAGATGGCCTGGGGCTAAATAAGGAACAGGGGCAATTGCTGGATAAATATTACAAAGAATTTATCCGTGGCGGTGCCAACCTGGATGCCACACAAAAGGAAAAATTCAAAAAAATCAATGAAGAATTGTCGGTGCTTTCTGTCCAGTTTGGGGAGAACGTACTGAATGAAACCAATAAATTTGAAATGGTTTTGTCGGAGGAAGATGAATTGGCAGGGCTGCCGGAAAGTGTCCGGGAAATGGGAGCTGCCGAAGCCAAGGCAAAGGGGTATGCAGGAAAATACGTTTTTACCATCCAGCGGCCGAGCATGTATCCCTTCCTGACCTATTCTACCCGCCGGGACCTTCGGGAGAAAATATACATGGCCTATACCCACCGGGGCGATAATAACGATGAACTGGACAACAAAAAGATCCTGTCCAAAATGGCAGCCCTTCGGGTGGAGCGGGCCAACCTTTTAGGCTACCCGACCCATGCCCATTATGTCCTGGAAGAACAAATGGCTAAAAATCCGGACAATGTTTTTAACCTGCTGGATAAACTATGGCAACCGGCCCTGGAAGTCGCCAAAAAGGAAAGAGCCGATATGCAGGCCATGATTGATGCCGAAGGCGGTAATTTTCAACTGGCTTCCTGGGATTGGTGGTATTATGCCGAAAAGGTCAAAAAACAAAAATTCGACCTCGACGAGGAAGAGTTACGGCCGTACTTTGAGGTGACCAATGTCATCAATGGAGTATTTGGGCTGGCGACCAAATTATGGGGAGTTACTTTTGAAGAAATACATGATGTCCCAAAATATCACGAAGACGTGAAGACTTTTAAAGTGCTTGATAAAGACGGCAACCACATGGCTATTCTTTATACGGATTATTTTCCCCGCGACAGCAAGCAGGGTGGAGCCTGGATGGACGTATTTACCAAACAACATAAAAAAGACGGAAAATTCATTCACCCGGTCGTTTACAATGTGGGCAACTTTGCCAAACCAACGGGCGATAAACCGGCGCTCTTAAGTGTGGACGATGTGAACACCTTATTCCATGAATTCGGACATGCCTTGCACGGTATGTTGTCTGATTGCACCTATCTCTCCACCTCCGGCACTTCCACTCCCAGGGATTTTGTGGAATTCCCTTCACAGGTGATGGAAAACTGGTGTATGCATCCCGATGTATTAAAAGAATATGCCTTCCATTACGAAACAAAAGAACCTATTCCGAATGAATTGATCCAGAAGATATCCAATGCCAGTAAATTCAACCAGGGTTTTGCGACTGTAGAATATTTGGCAGCTTCCTATCTCGATATGTACTGGCATACGCTGACAGAACCTGTTGAAAAAGATGCCACAAAATTTGAGAAAGAAGTACTGGATAAACTTGGTTTGATTCCTGAGATAGTCCCGAGATACAGGAGTACTTATTTCAGCCATATCTTTTCAGGAGATTACTCAGCGGGGTATTACAGTTATGTATGGTCAGAAGTGTTGGATGCTGATGCTTTCCAGGCTTTTGTGGAAACAGGAGATGTGTATAACCAGGAAGTAGCTGAGAAATACAGGAAATACATTCTTTCCAGTGGCGGTACCGATGATGCGATGAATTTGTATCGGCAATTCCGTGGCAAAGATCCTGATTTTAAATTCCTCCTGGCCAAGCGCGGGCTTGACAATTGA
- a CDS encoding M28 family peptidase gives MRPLFSFLFFFAMTLLYGQNAYPEVSNLSVQIDPNDEIVTITYDLADADDNDLKITFWVSDNNGQSFTIPTENATGDVGFPIQPGIDKNITWDATGRLTGAMDYQIKLVADDLFQLDIQAIVDQVDSNRLHSNLEFIASPRHRFTSPGHLGAVKDSIEQAFLAADLETWREDVPYGNYTGQNIIGRLAGTTQTEKTYIIDAHFDTVSNSPGADDNGSGIAGVLEILRVLAPYRFSKTLRFIGFDLEEEGLVGSEHYATNNISAEETIEGVFNMEMIGYYSDEPNSQTFPTGFNILYPDQYATIQADQFRGNFINNIGDQNTVPLQTAYANAAALYVPELKVISLTAPSNWLLITPDFGRSDHAPFWIAGIPALMLTDGSNFRNSNYHTVNDELETLNFTFMSHVVKAIVGAVAEEAGIEHSTTASADFSVTTGLDNTLDCKFQLSPVPVDEHLVLSFGRCDFEAVTVQIFDLTGKLALETLTQPILTKTVDLDLTALEAGTYLLKASNGAQSISRKLIVN, from the coding sequence ATGAGACCCTTATTTTCTTTCCTTTTCTTTTTTGCCATGACACTATTATACGGACAAAATGCCTACCCTGAGGTGAGCAATCTATCGGTGCAAATAGACCCAAACGATGAAATAGTCACGATCACCTATGATCTGGCCGACGCGGATGATAATGACCTGAAAATCACCTTTTGGGTTTCGGACAACAATGGCCAAAGCTTTACGATCCCTACAGAAAATGCAACGGGAGATGTCGGTTTCCCGATCCAGCCGGGTATAGATAAAAACATCACCTGGGATGCCACCGGACGATTAACGGGCGCTATGGATTACCAGATCAAACTGGTCGCCGATGATTTATTTCAACTGGATATACAGGCCATCGTTGACCAGGTAGATAGCAACAGATTACACAGTAACCTCGAATTTATTGCCTCACCACGGCATAGGTTCACCAGCCCCGGTCATTTGGGAGCCGTCAAAGACAGTATCGAACAGGCCTTTTTAGCAGCCGATCTGGAGACCTGGCGAGAAGATGTTCCTTACGGAAACTATACCGGTCAAAATATCATCGGACGCCTGGCGGGGACCACTCAAACAGAAAAGACTTATATCATTGATGCCCATTTTGACACTGTAAGCAACTCTCCCGGTGCTGATGACAACGGTAGTGGAATAGCCGGAGTGCTGGAAATTTTACGGGTTTTAGCGCCTTATCGTTTTAGTAAAACTTTGCGATTTATTGGTTTTGACCTGGAAGAAGAAGGTTTGGTAGGATCAGAGCATTATGCGACCAACAACATCTCTGCCGAAGAAACTATCGAGGGCGTTTTTAATATGGAAATGATCGGTTATTACTCCGACGAACCCAATTCACAAACCTTTCCAACGGGGTTTAACATTTTATATCCAGATCAATATGCTACCATTCAGGCTGATCAGTTCAGAGGCAACTTCATAAACAACATCGGCGATCAAAACACTGTTCCACTGCAAACGGCCTATGCCAATGCTGCAGCACTTTATGTCCCTGAGTTAAAAGTAATTTCCCTTACGGCACCCTCAAATTGGCTTTTGATCACCCCCGATTTTGGCAGAAGTGATCATGCCCCATTCTGGATAGCGGGCATCCCGGCATTGATGCTCACCGACGGGTCTAATTTCAGAAATTCCAACTATCACACTGTGAATGACGAGTTGGAAACCCTGAACTTTACATTTATGAGCCATGTGGTCAAGGCAATTGTTGGTGCAGTAGCAGAAGAAGCAGGAATTGAGCATAGCACTACGGCATCGGCTGATTTTTCCGTTACCACCGGTTTAGACAATACCCTGGATTGTAAATTCCAACTGTCACCTGTCCCGGTGGATGAGCATCTCGTGCTGAGTTTTGGTCGCTGTGATTTTGAAGCGGTAACCGTGCAGATCTTCGACCTGACGGGAAAACTGGCACTGGAAACCCTGACACAGCCGATACTTACGAAGACCGTTGACCTGGATCTGACAGCCCTGGAGGCAGGGACATACCTGCTAAAAGCCAGCAATGGGGCACAGTCCATAAGCCGTAAGCTAATTGTAAATTAA